Below is a window of Candidozyma auris chromosome 3, complete sequence DNA.
AGTTATGTGCCTCAATACAAAGGTCTTGATTTCTTATGCGCTTTCTAACAAACTCCGCTGCGACATGGGACTTTGGTCGGCCAATATCCTTTGCTCGAAATAGAAACTGACGATTTAAATTGGAAATATCAATAGTGTCCATATCGATGATATGTATCTTTTTGAATCCAGTAAGAGCCAAATTCTTGAGGATCTCGCAGCCCAAGCCACCGGCCCCAATAACAAGTATTGTTAGCGACTTTAACTGATTGACAGATTGAGATGAATCAAAATCATGTGGGATGTCACTGAACGGGCCAGGAATTTCACAAAGTTGTCGGATGGATAAGGTAGGATCATTCATGATTCATGATTCAGTACAGGTGAGCTCGCACTCTAGGAACAAGTGTTTGTGCGATTCGAGCGAGGTGCTGATAGAGAGCAAGGACAGCCTCCAAGGAATAAAAATAGAAGtagaaaataaaaaaaaaggaataaaaaaaataataaataGGAAAAGAATTAAAGATTCATAaagacagaagaagaagactacACCTTGAGTAAacaaaatgatgaagaatgtCAGGTGCTACTGACGCTATGCAACAATTACTTCTCAATACGACAATGAAATAAATAGGAATTTCGAAGGTTACGTCATCATATATACGTGATATCTGATATGAGTTATTTGCAAGATCAATAGTTTGTAAGTTTAGGACTTTGTGTCTGATCATTTTCGTAAATATCGAACTTTCAAGCACATCGCTTACGAAAATAGCCGtcccacttttttttcttttcctttttttgatAAGGAAGTTTAGGAATCATAAATACAAATGAGTATACTAATTAAATAATATACACCGTTTAATTAATTCATAAGCTTCACGAATTTGATGTTGTCATTGCTTGTTCTATACAACACCAAGGAGTACAGTGAAGAATTGCAAGGCACTGTCTTACATAGCTCGTAATATACGATTAGTATCAGGTAAGTTTGTAATGACGACTAACAGTCGGGCTATAACTTCCCCAGGAGTTTCCGGACTGTCAGTCAAACACCATCTTCCAGAGTGTGAAGCAAGTGCAAGGCTGTATGCCTTGGAGGGCCCATTTCCTAACACCTCTGGAAAGAGTTTACTAATATCGTCGatcgagaaaaaaaaaaaaaaaaagaaaaaaaatcaaaaaaagagaaaagagaaagataAAAAAggctttttctctcatAAAGACTCTGGCTttcaattgcaaatgatATTCGAGAAACAGAGATCCCGAATTAAAAGGCATGGTTTCGTCCAGCATCTACAGGCGAGGTTTAGCCACATGAACGCGTCTATGGCCAACGGCGCGTATAAAACTTGCTCATGTCAAGCATTATTTTAGGTATTGCTTCCGAAAATTTTAGGAAGACGCCTGTACATATTTAATCTTGAAGTGTGATTAAAATTAGCTCGATGAAATCTCTGTGGTAACCAATAAATAAATGACTACTTAcactcttcattttctttctcagCCTCATCAACTGCTCTATGCGCCTTTTTCAAAGGTTGACGTTGACCAGAGGGAAGAGGACGCTTCACGGTAGCAATATTTGGGGAAGGAGACACGGTATTACCCAGGATAGTAGAAGGCAATGTCTGCGGACTTGCATCAGCTTTCCGAACTTTGACAGACTTCGAGGGATCCACAGAGCGACGAACACTCGAGGATATGAATCTGTGGTTATAAACTGGAATATTGCTTGCATCCTGGCTTTTCTGAACGTCCAATGCTTTCTTAGAGCTGGTGAAGAAAACCTGACTTGGTGTTTGCCCAGGTGCCTCATCAGCCTCATCGGACTTCAAAGACTGATCACTTTCATGTTGATTCTCcctttctttgtttttgagaagctcaagttcGTAATTATCTAAACGATCATTaagctcttcttccccCAATTCGTCACTAAATTGAAACAGATCATCAAGGTCCCTGAAATCAGCTGAATTCAAAGCTGGATTCCTTTCGATGCCAGATCGATTAGACACTGACTCAGTCGTCAGCATCGGAAGATTGCCTGCTTCGTTCGCATTTTGAGGGTCTCTCGTTGAGACCGCTTGACGTGGAGCTTGATGCGAAGGCTTCTGAACATTTGAAGATATCGAATGCAACAGCTGATGTTTGGCTCTTAACAGTGTTTCTCTTTTAAGGACTAAGGGGTCGCGGTGGAAGTCTGAGTGCTCCAATTCACGCGGTGGTGCCTTcactttttgcattttCGCAATGATGGTCTTATCATAAAGACAGTTACCTAATACATTGCCGAAACACCGTAGACACCGCTTTAAACCATCTGTGAAAGCTTCctttttgcatttttcaaaagccATCGCCTTATTTTTGGCGTTTTCAATAAAACCGTAGCCAAAGTCTTCATGAAACGTCCCATCCTTCAAAGTGATTCTTGCAACAACTGAAAGGCCCAACGACACACGTCCATTTTTGTGTACATCCAAGAAATCCACCAGAACACTGATAAGCTCTGATGACCACCCATTAAACCCGAATATGTCATTAGCAAGATTTAAAGCCTTCCATCCTTCAATATATGACACGTTTTGGCCGCCAGTTCCTGGGCGAAAACTAACATATTCAGGCCCTAAAACCTTGTTTAGGCGACCTTGGATGgactcctcctcctctttgGTGTATGGAATCGCATTGAAGGGTTTACTTGAATTGCTCTGATACTGCGTGTATGAGGAAGGAGAAATTCTAGAACTCAGTTCTTGCGCTTTGTTACTTGAATAGTCGTCCTGACGGGGCCCAGTGTCCTGCCGGGGGCCGTTATGGAATCTGCTGTCCATGGTGATAAACTGAAAATGTTCTTACGCTTCGCAGGCGTTTGTTTACGTGTGGAGAAAAGTGCAGGAATTCAAGGAGATGGCAATTGATCCACGAACAATAGAGACACATCTCTTCAGCTCGTCGAACGCTTATCGAATTACTGAATCTACCATGGTTTTTCATATTTCGCTGCGATCAACGTTTCATCTTTGACAAGCCATGCATTCGAATCCTTGACACTCAACGGTTGAATATGTCACTTACATTCTGATGTCCttaaaaagaaagaactcTACAAAGATTTTGCCTAGCAACGCTTGAGGAGAAGACAGACCGGGTTTACTTGATCTGTGCCCCGAAAAGTCAAGCCTTTTGTGTTTTCTGAACGCCCACTCTGCATCAAATATCAATGGAGCTGTCTGCTAGTAAGTCTCGCGCCCATAGCCCTTGATGACCGCGCGAGATAAGGATTACGAACATGGACAGTCTGAAGCAAACACGCACATAAGCGTtgcaatgaaaaagaaaactccgctggaaaaagaagcgaTAGTTCAACAACGACGAGAGAAGATTATCGAGTATAGAAGAAAGGTAGCCAAAGAGGAACGACAACGCAGGTATGTTCTGCGTTATGGCGTGCCAGATGAGAAAGAGGCAATGACAAAGTCTCTTGAATCATCTCAAAACGaatctcaaaaaaaaagtaagtTTCGAGGTGAACGAATTGGAAGTTTCACGACAAGATCAACCATTGATTCTGCGACGCAGTGAATGAGATAGTCAGGCATTAATGACTATGTTACTTAACGCACAGACACAAACTTGCTAAGAAGTATATCTACTCAGAAGATTAACGGACGTTGATTTTTTGGTATGGTTTATGCTCCAACGGAAATAGTATTGGAAAGGAGCTCGACGAGATTCCCTCTCTTCAAAGCCGAAGGAGCACTACTATACGTCACGCAACTAGCTTTTACTGGTGCAAACATCAGCATCGTGAGTTTGAGGGACAGGGAAGAAGGGTCTCGCCTTTAAAGTCGCTTCTCAGCAACATCTCACCGATTTTGAAACACTTCAATCTCTCAACAAGTTGCCTCTTGGCGAGCTTCGCACGAACTCTAAAATGAAACCCGTACAATCACATATTTTCTATACATCAAGAGACGACACCAACGTGATATTGTCTCCTTTAAGTAGGATTCTTCCGAGATCCTCCCGCTCTCCGTCTGTTGTAGAGATCTCAACCGCTTCATCAACTACCAAGTTCATAAACACATCGAAACCACGAATCCTGCCTTGAATTCTCAGTTGAGTCTGTTCGTATAACCATATTGTAACAAGTGCctgttgttgaagacatTTGAATATGAGATTGATTGGCGGAAGCATCGAAGCTTTCCCGTTCAACGACGACATTAAGGAATGTGTTGCTTCGTATTCATAAATCAAAGTTTTGGTCCGGTATAATCAAATCGCACTAGGAAACCTCTACCTTTTAGGATCTCCCTTGCGAGCTCTGCATTACCTAAAcgttctttctttctcacaAGACAGTGAAAGCTGACATCGACAAATAATTAGCTCAACTTTAGAGAACAATGATTATTTCAAAACAGAATTTAATCAACAAACAAGAGCTAGAACGCCCTTTGATTGCTTTTATCGAGGAAGCTTGCTCAGCTGATGAGGCTAGCTTGACCGAGATGCTCAATGCCAATCTTAAGTGGGATCGTCCTAGAGGTGATTTGCTTACATGGGTGAAGCTTCTCAATCACTTTGACGAGATATTTGAAAAacagatcaagaaatatGAATTAGACAAGCCTCATCCTCCCTTAAAAATTATGTCTGATGCTGACTGCAGCCTCGTCACAGCTTGTTTGAACTTCACTGATATTCTTTTGGAGCATTGCATTAATCGAAATATCTATGCTAGTTCCGAAAGAGTATATCAATTAATATCAACGCCCACCATCGATGTCAGATTAGCGGCAATGGAAGTTGCTGTCCGCCTTGGTGAGCGATATGTCGCCTCTACGTACCTCAAAAAGTATTCTGCGTCGAGAGAGGTCAGACAAAGGACGCTTGAATTAGCAAAATTCTATCCTCCACCTGTTCCTACCGGATTTATCCAAAAGCAAGCTGAATCGATAAATCCAAGTGACGAAACGATGCCACGCAGTGAGCATTATAGTCTAATCGACACTCTCGACCTGAAAAAACTATATCCCAAAAACTGGGCCAGTCTCAACTTTCACTACTATGCAACTCCTCAGACTCAGCTAGGCAATCGAGAGAGGGGTAaaaaggacaagaagggAAGGGCGAAATCAAATCACGACCGAGAGGGTATGATGTCCTTCAATTTGTGTGAGTCTTCTCTTAAAAAGCTCTCATTTGAGCAAGTATACAACAAGGCATCGGAGATCCTCCCTCCATCAACACGGTTCGCATTTTCTCTTGCTGCTCAAACTGCCAAAGCATTCAACTCGCGTTCGTCCGATTGTATCATTCTCAGAGAAAAATTACTCCGCATCAAGTGTGCTGCTGTGTCATTCATCGCATTGATGTGTAACGTCGAGTTTACTTCATCAAACTTATTTGAAGCTGAGCCCTATCTTCTAAACTTCTTGGCTGACTTTTTATCGCCCGAAAATGAATCCAAATTTTCCAATGAAACCTTTTATTCCGTGTTGAAATCCTTGGAAGCAATTGCCCGCAAAAGACAATGGGGCAGCGAACTTGTCCGGAATTTGGGTTGCAATGTTAGTCATGGTTTATTATTTCAACATTTGCGTTTGATGAATACACAGGTGACGAAACAGCTCGATGGATGTTTTGAAAGGGGAAATCTATTAGTATTCACTCTTATCGGACACTTCATTGATAATAAATCTTTGATCCCAAGGCTTGCCTCAGGGGGGATCTTGAGTGAGCTCATGTCCTTCCTCAACGTTCAAACAAGGTTTCGTTGGACTTGCTCTGCAGCTGTGAATACTATTGCTCTGTTTCTCCGTGCCTGTCCGGAGTACATATCTGACTTTATAACCCTCGATGGTTTTAACCTTTTGATTAATACCATCAATTATGAGGTTGATTTCGCAATCGAAAATCCTGATTTTGGCGGAGGGCCACCCAATGATGTAAAGGTTTACTACGAAATCACCCTTAGGCAAGTCAACTTTTTACGAAATATTTTGCGTCTTTGTTCACAGCTTGTGCAAGCCGACGGGAGCGACAGAATGAGAAACTTGTTTGACTCCTCTATCTTGCATACCTTCAAGAGAATAATTGAAAATTCCAGCCTTTTTGGTCCTCCAGTAGTGAGTGCGACCCTCGATGCGGTTCTATACATCATTCATAATGAGCCAACAGCATTTTCAATCCTCAAAGAAGCAGGTGTTATAAACTCAATCATAGCAAACTACGAAAAATTCTTCATGCCTTCAAATGAGCTACAaatggctcttcttgaggTTCTTGGAGCAATTGCTTTAAACAAGGATGGTTTGAAACGCATTATAGATTCCTCTGTTTTGGAGACCTACTTTGGCTCATTTTATGATCTTTCAATTGCCAAAGAGCTAGTTCGAGGAGATATGTCAACGAGCATTGGTGTTTCTATGGATGAGCTTGGACGACACTTCACGGATCTAAAACCCATTATTGCCCGGGAGATTAGAAAGCTCATCGAGGAAATGTCGCGTCACGCCAATAAGAACCTAGAGCCAGCGCAATTTTATCCAGCAATAAGCTACGGGGTCTTTTACGAAGCAGGTGAGTCTGAGAAACTTGAGTTacaagaaggtgaaagCGAGATTGAAAGCTGGGAGTCAGCTGAGGGATCAGCTCTAATCGAGAACCTATTCGGTTTCTTGAGCGGGCTTTTGCAAGACAGTACACAATGGGTGAGAGATTTGACTGAAGATTTCGCTTTCAGTCATTGGTCGGAGTATATCACACTTCCTCGTGCGCCCATTGACTACGTCACCTCAAATGCTATGACAAGCTTCATGAATCTTctcaagtttttggaggATGAGAATGAAAACTACGGTCTTTCTGATCTTGTACGGGCTTTGTTCACGAGGCTTTCGTCGAGTCTAGTGCAAGACTTCATAAATTGCGATAGTTCGGAATCATACTTTGCTTGCTCACGGACTAATATTGATAATGCATCCAAGTTGTTACGAGAATTAAATGCCATCAATAAtattcttctcatcttgACGGAAAGCTATCTTCTTCCTAACAATATGGTGAACGAGAAATACCAAGCCTTCATAAAGATTCTCGACGAAATTGGAAATCCCTTGATAAAGTACCTAGTGCAATTGATGGGCAGAAGTGTCATCGAAGAGATTGCTGTTCGTTTGCATCTTCTGGCTGAAGCCATTGAGTATACAGCGCCAGTGCTAGAGT
It encodes the following:
- the RAD52 gene encoding recombinase RAD52, translated to MDSRFHNGPRQDTGPRQDDYSSNKAQESSSRISPSSYTQYQSNSSKPFNAIPYTKEEEESIQGRLNKVLGPEYVSFRPGTGGQNVSYIEGWKALNLANDIFGFNGWSSELISVSVDFLDVHKNGRVSLGLSVVARITLKDGTFHEDFGYGFIENAKNKAMAFEKCKKEAFTDGLKRCLRCFGNVLGNCLYDKTIIAKMQKVKAPPRELEHSDFHRDPLVLKRETSLRAKHQSLHSISSNVQKPSHQAPRQAVSTRDPQNANEAGNLPMSTTESVSNRSGIERNPALNSADFRDLDDSFQFSDELGEEELNDRLDNYELELLKNKERENQHESDQSLKSDEADEAPGQTPSQVFFTSSKKALDVQKSQDASNIPVYNHRFISSSVRRSVDPSKSVKVRKADASPQTLPSTISGNTVSPSPNIATVKRPLPSGQRQPLKKAHRAVDEAEKENEECK